A genomic segment from Meiothermus cerbereus DSM 11376 encodes:
- the hemG gene encoding protoporphyrinogen oxidase: MASVVVVGGGAAGLSVAYYLHQAAPHLRITLLEADARLGGKITTVAENGFLLEGGPDAVVRYKPWALELVHQLGLQSEVVGTLPAHPSALIHDGYRALPIPAGLQMVIPSDLGALAKSPLLSPLGKVRAALELLIPKGTAEDEPFGAFIERRLGRQVWERLVAPLSGGIYGGDPYELSTLAAFPQLKALEQQCGSLIRGAMRQRKERGSREKGQLFASLKGGLGSLVEALRVRLSEVEIQLNTTVEALERTNEWRIHTTQGTLKADALVLATPAGVSGRLLEPLHPEAAAALRQIPYGASSTVTFAFAREKLPPRVGHGMLMAAQRGFSVRGFTWTDQKWQGRAPEGYSLVRAYFSGLEASQTELAQLALRDLARLWGQVPQPVHTWVFHWSEGLPRYTLGHQERVSRALRAEALPGLFLAGAAYHGVGLPEVIRMGQAVAERVLVYVGKPAATEAALI; encoded by the coding sequence ATGGCTAGCGTGGTGGTGGTGGGGGGTGGGGCCGCGGGGCTTTCGGTGGCCTATTACCTGCATCAAGCCGCACCCCATCTACGCATTACCTTGCTGGAGGCCGATGCGCGCCTGGGTGGGAAAATTACCACCGTGGCCGAGAACGGCTTTCTGCTCGAGGGCGGCCCGGACGCGGTAGTGCGCTACAAACCCTGGGCTTTAGAGCTTGTGCACCAGCTCGGGCTGCAAAGCGAGGTGGTGGGAACCCTACCCGCCCATCCTTCGGCCCTGATTCACGATGGGTACCGGGCCTTGCCGATACCCGCGGGCTTGCAGATGGTGATACCCAGCGATCTGGGGGCCCTGGCCAAAAGCCCATTGCTGAGCCCTTTGGGTAAGGTTCGAGCGGCCCTCGAGCTCCTTATCCCCAAAGGCACAGCGGAGGACGAGCCTTTTGGCGCCTTCATCGAGCGCAGGCTGGGTCGGCAGGTCTGGGAGCGGCTGGTGGCCCCGCTTTCGGGTGGCATCTATGGGGGCGACCCCTATGAACTCTCTACCCTGGCGGCCTTTCCTCAACTTAAGGCCCTCGAACAGCAGTGCGGCAGCCTGATCCGGGGGGCCATGAGGCAGCGTAAAGAGCGCGGCAGTCGTGAAAAAGGACAACTTTTTGCTTCGCTCAAAGGAGGCCTGGGTAGCCTGGTGGAGGCATTACGGGTACGGCTGAGTGAGGTGGAAATTCAACTCAACACCACGGTGGAGGCCCTCGAGCGCACCAACGAGTGGCGAATTCACACCACCCAGGGCACGCTCAAAGCCGACGCGCTGGTGCTGGCTACGCCTGCAGGCGTGAGCGGACGCCTGCTGGAGCCCCTACACCCAGAGGCTGCCGCCGCCTTGCGGCAGATTCCTTACGGCGCTTCTTCAACTGTTACGTTTGCCTTTGCTCGGGAAAAACTGCCCCCAAGGGTGGGCCATGGCATGCTCATGGCCGCGCAGCGGGGCTTTAGCGTACGCGGTTTTACCTGGACCGACCAAAAATGGCAGGGGCGAGCCCCCGAAGGCTACAGCCTGGTGCGCGCCTATTTCTCTGGCCTGGAAGCCAGCCAGACCGAGCTTGCCCAGCTGGCTCTGCGCGACCTGGCCCGTCTGTGGGGCCAGGTGCCACAGCCCGTACATACCTGGGTATTCCACTGGTCAGAGGGCCTTCCTCGCTACACCCTGGGCCACCAGGAGCGGGTGTCCAGAGCACTCCGGGCCGAAGCCTTGCCTGGTTTATTTCTGGCTGGCGCTGCCTACCACGGCGTAGGGTTGCCTGAGGTGATCCGGATGGGGCAGGCAGTGGCCGAGCGTGTGCTGGTCTATGTAGGCAAGCCTGCTGCTACAGAGGCTGCCTTGATCTAG
- the hemH gene encoding ferrochelatase, with translation MNVLLMAYGTPYRQEEIEPYYTDIRRGRPPSPELLAELAERYHLIGRSPLNEITFAQAVRLEAALNATLPLYAQPLQSSPGPRVKGPARVYLGTKHWHPFIAEAVQAMALDGVEQAVGIVAAPHFSSRSIAEYREKVEKALAELGHPFQFRLVEAYPDHPGYIQALAGRVLEQLWRLREPERALFLFTAHSIPEKSAQDGVYQTQVRTTAELVVQKLGLAHWDTAWQSAGRTPEPWIGPDVNEKLEQAAAQGYREVVVTAVGFPSDHLEVFYDLDYEAQNTAARLGLRLLRTRNLNADPDYIEVLRNLVVREWARFSANPVGQHG, from the coding sequence ATGAACGTACTTCTAATGGCCTACGGCACCCCCTATCGACAGGAAGAGATCGAGCCCTACTACACCGACATCCGGCGCGGGCGGCCCCCTAGCCCGGAACTGCTGGCCGAGCTGGCCGAGCGCTACCACCTGATTGGGCGCAGCCCCCTGAACGAGATTACCTTTGCTCAGGCGGTGCGCCTCGAGGCGGCCCTCAACGCTACTTTGCCCCTGTATGCCCAGCCTTTGCAAAGCTCCCCCGGCCCTCGCGTAAAAGGCCCGGCGCGGGTCTATCTGGGCACCAAGCACTGGCACCCCTTCATCGCCGAGGCGGTACAGGCCATGGCTTTGGATGGGGTCGAGCAAGCGGTAGGCATTGTGGCAGCTCCGCACTTTTCTTCCCGCAGCATCGCCGAGTACCGCGAGAAGGTGGAAAAGGCCCTGGCCGAGCTAGGCCACCCTTTCCAGTTCAGGCTTGTGGAGGCCTACCCCGACCATCCGGGCTACATCCAAGCCCTGGCGGGGCGGGTGCTCGAGCAGCTCTGGCGGCTGCGCGAGCCGGAGCGGGCCCTCTTCCTCTTCACAGCCCACTCGATTCCAGAAAAATCGGCCCAGGACGGGGTTTATCAGACTCAGGTGCGTACTACAGCCGAGCTTGTGGTGCAAAAGCTGGGCCTGGCCCACTGGGACACCGCCTGGCAGTCGGCGGGCCGTACCCCGGAGCCCTGGATTGGGCCCGATGTGAACGAAAAGCTCGAGCAAGCAGCCGCCCAGGGCTACCGCGAGGTGGTGGTGACGGCGGTGGGCTTTCCTTCGGATCACCTCGAGGTCTTCTACGACCTCGACTACGAAGCGCAAAACACCGCGGCCCGGCTAGGCCTGCGCCTGCTGCGTACCCGCAACCTCAATGCCGACCCCGACTACATCGAGGTGCTGCGTAACCTGGTGGTGCGCGAGTGGGCCCGTTTTTCGGCCAATCCGGTGGGCCAGCATGGCTAG
- a CDS encoding chlorite dismutase family protein — protein MNEKETREYKEKETRRMVELDPAGLISRKAPDQAKRQFMNYAFFKLDPEFRRQSPEFVEAAKAEFAEVCERWANRGEGFILRSYSLVGIRADVDFMLWRISFNVPDFQAMQRELNRTALAGYLSQPYSFVSMQKRSIYVDRFNPEGEGVHLLPGQGQYLFVYPFVKTRAWYNLSPQARQGMMDEHIYVSAPFTGVTLNTSYSYGIDDQEFVVAFDSNYPQEFVDLVQRLRFTEASLYTLRDTPMFTCVKKDIREVLEDLA, from the coding sequence ATGAACGAGAAAGAAACCCGCGAATACAAAGAGAAGGAAACCCGGCGCATGGTCGAGCTGGATCCGGCTGGCCTGATTAGCCGCAAGGCCCCCGACCAGGCCAAGCGGCAGTTCATGAACTATGCCTTTTTCAAGCTAGACCCCGAGTTCAGAAGGCAAAGCCCCGAGTTCGTGGAGGCGGCCAAGGCAGAGTTTGCCGAAGTGTGCGAGCGCTGGGCCAACCGGGGGGAAGGTTTTATCCTGCGCAGCTACAGCCTGGTCGGCATCAGGGCCGACGTAGACTTCATGCTCTGGCGCATCAGTTTCAACGTACCCGACTTCCAGGCCATGCAACGCGAGCTCAACCGCACCGCCCTGGCCGGGTACTTAAGCCAGCCTTACTCGTTCGTATCCATGCAAAAGCGCTCTATCTACGTAGATCGCTTCAATCCCGAAGGCGAAGGGGTACACCTTTTGCCGGGGCAGGGCCAGTATCTGTTTGTTTATCCATTTGTAAAGACCAGAGCCTGGTACAATCTTTCGCCCCAGGCCCGTCAGGGCATGATGGATGAACACATTTACGTTTCGGCTCCCTTTACCGGGGTTACGCTCAACACCTCCTATTCCTATGGCATAGACGACCAGGAGTTTGTGGTGGCCTTCGACTCGAACTACCCGCAGGAGTTTGTAGACCTGGTTCAGCGCCTGCGCTTCACCGAGGCCAGCCTCTACACCCTGCGCGATACCCCCATGTTTACCTGCGTAAAGAAGGACATCCGCGAGGTACTGGAGGATCTGGCCTAG
- the hemE gene encoding uroporphyrinogen decarboxylase yields MNTSSTRTATSLFLRAAWGENTPQAPLWLMRQAGRYLPEYLAIKARSSFWEMVRTPDLAAEITLQPLRRFPLDAAILFSDIMTPLPAMGVQIEFNPGPVVAEPLRRAAQIEALRLPETREIAPYVAEAIRLVRRELAGKPVALIGFAGAPLTLATYLVQGSGSKDYEDFRAFLRQEPALAHRLLHKLTELTIRYLRMQIEAGAEAIQLFDSWAGLHDQEVYRSFGLPYNQAVFSALAGLGVPRIYLAVGASHLYPLLAELPCEVVSVDWRTPLDQVRQFLPHTLQGNLDPAVLLAPPAVITQEAQKVLKSGLGGAHIFNLGHGVIRTTPPEHVAHLVEVVHQFNRHNKHNKESA; encoded by the coding sequence GTGAATACCTCGAGTACCCGAACCGCCACCTCGCTTTTCCTGCGGGCTGCCTGGGGGGAAAACACCCCCCAAGCCCCGCTCTGGCTGATGCGCCAGGCCGGGCGCTACCTGCCCGAGTACCTTGCCATCAAGGCCCGTTCTAGCTTTTGGGAGATGGTGCGTACCCCCGACCTGGCCGCCGAGATTACCCTGCAACCCTTGCGCCGCTTTCCCCTGGATGCAGCCATTCTCTTCAGCGACATCATGACCCCCCTGCCGGCCATGGGGGTGCAGATCGAGTTCAATCCCGGGCCGGTGGTGGCCGAGCCGCTGCGCAGGGCAGCCCAGATCGAGGCCCTGCGCCTACCCGAAACCCGGGAAATTGCCCCCTACGTGGCCGAGGCCATCCGGCTGGTGCGGCGTGAACTGGCGGGAAAACCTGTGGCCCTCATTGGCTTTGCCGGGGCCCCCCTGACCCTGGCCACCTACCTGGTGCAGGGCAGTGGCTCCAAGGACTACGAAGACTTCCGCGCTTTTCTCCGCCAGGAACCTGCCCTGGCCCACCGGCTGCTGCACAAGCTCACCGAGCTAACCATTCGCTACCTGCGAATGCAGATCGAAGCCGGGGCCGAGGCCATTCAGTTGTTCGACTCTTGGGCGGGCCTGCACGACCAGGAGGTCTACCGTAGCTTTGGCCTACCCTACAACCAGGCCGTTTTTTCGGCCCTGGCAGGCCTGGGTGTACCGCGCATTTACCTGGCGGTGGGGGCCTCGCACCTCTACCCCTTGCTGGCCGAACTGCCTTGCGAGGTGGTGAGCGTGGACTGGCGCACGCCCCTAGACCAGGTGCGCCAGTTTTTGCCGCACACCCTGCAAGGCAACCTCGACCCGGCGGTCTTGCTGGCCCCTCCAGCGGTCATCACCCAGGAGGCGCAAAAGGTGCTCAAGTCGGGTCTGGGAGGCGCCCATATCTTCAACCTGGGCCACGGGGTAATCCGAACCACGCCCCCAGAGCACGTAGCCCACCTGGTTGAGGTGGTTCATCAGTTCAACCGACACAACAAGCACAACAAGGAGTCTGCATGA
- a CDS encoding response regulator transcription factor: protein MKPLDTPLAGRAIRVLLVEDEPALAAALADNLEDEGYQVEIAPDGSTALKRWASWDPDLVVLDVMLPGLDGLQVCRQMRALGHTTPVLFLSAKGAPEERVEGLKVGGDDYLAKPFHLPEFLLRVGNLLRRRAETPSALYEFAGHRIDFRAWTAYLKDGRKEALGEREMAILRLLVERSGEVVSRDEILDRVWGQEVFPSSRTIDNFVLRLRRLFEPNPAHPVHFHTVWGVGYRFTPNPEPRPEASPTKEPT from the coding sequence ATGAAGCCCCTGGACACGCCACTAGCGGGACGGGCTATTAGGGTACTGCTGGTGGAGGACGAACCCGCCCTGGCTGCCGCCCTGGCCGACAACCTCGAGGACGAGGGTTACCAGGTAGAAATTGCACCCGACGGCAGCACGGCCCTAAAGCGCTGGGCTTCCTGGGACCCCGATCTGGTGGTGCTCGACGTAATGCTACCGGGGCTAGATGGCCTTCAGGTCTGCCGGCAGATGCGCGCTCTGGGCCACACCACCCCCGTGCTTTTCCTCTCGGCCAAAGGGGCCCCCGAGGAGCGGGTAGAGGGGCTAAAGGTAGGTGGCGACGACTACCTGGCCAAGCCCTTCCACCTGCCCGAGTTTCTGCTGCGGGTTGGAAATCTGCTGCGCCGCCGGGCCGAGACCCCTTCTGCGCTCTACGAGTTTGCCGGACACCGCATCGACTTCAGGGCCTGGACGGCCTACCTGAAGGATGGTCGCAAGGAAGCCCTGGGCGAGCGCGAGATGGCCATCTTGCGCCTGCTGGTGGAGCGGTCGGGTGAGGTGGTCAGCCGCGATGAAATTCTCGACCGGGTCTGGGGCCAGGAGGTTTTTCCCAGCAGTCGCACCATCGACAACTTTGTGCTGCGCCTGCGCCGCCTGTTTGAACCCAACCCAGCCCACCCGGTGCATTTTCACACCGTCTGGGGGGTGGGCTACCGCTTTACGCCCAATCCCGAACCCCGACCCGAAGCCTCGCCTACTAAGGAGCCAACGTGA
- a CDS encoding sensor histidine kinase yields MPHWLHKLRSSRARVWLAFGLVVVFLLAQVAWWLIFQRNTIQQNIEYAETAWLQEAALVQQLWAATAPENRQALLSELRQAFPHLEVEDDRVYVNPERLKAYRTEQMRHLRMFAYEGPFFLLVMLLGLYIIGRSLKSEQELKRRQQNFLMAASHEFRTPISTLRLLAQTLQMRELSREKQLAYLTHMSHEIDRLEDLSERLLATSRLAQGLGQIKPERHDLNQAVSRCLARQQNTLVARGVTLHLEPAPTPLPVDLDPEAFSLVLSNLLDNAVKYSPGPQKPVWVRLRREGSQAVLEVEDRGVGLSRGELQQIFEPFYRVGDEQTRSTRGLGLGLYLVKSITELMGGRVWAEALPQGSRFVLSLPLLEAQGLAPERSLA; encoded by the coding sequence TTGCCACACTGGTTACACAAACTGCGTTCTTCTCGGGCTCGGGTCTGGCTGGCCTTTGGCCTGGTGGTGGTGTTCTTGCTGGCCCAGGTGGCCTGGTGGCTTATCTTTCAGCGCAACACCATCCAGCAGAACATCGAATACGCCGAAACCGCCTGGCTGCAGGAAGCCGCGCTGGTACAGCAGCTCTGGGCGGCCACGGCCCCGGAAAATCGCCAGGCCCTCCTGTCCGAGCTGCGCCAGGCTTTCCCCCACCTCGAGGTCGAGGACGACCGGGTTTATGTCAACCCCGAGCGGCTAAAGGCCTACCGCACCGAGCAGATGCGCCATTTGCGTATGTTTGCCTACGAAGGCCCTTTTTTCTTGCTGGTGATGCTTTTGGGACTGTACATCATCGGGCGCAGCCTCAAAAGCGAGCAGGAGCTCAAGCGCCGTCAGCAAAACTTCCTGATGGCCGCCTCGCACGAGTTTCGCACCCCCATCAGCACCCTGCGGCTACTGGCCCAGACCTTGCAGATGCGTGAGCTTTCCCGGGAAAAACAACTTGCCTACCTGACCCACATGTCCCACGAGATAGACCGTCTGGAAGACCTCTCGGAGCGGCTGCTGGCGACCTCGAGACTCGCCCAGGGCCTGGGCCAGATCAAACCTGAACGCCACGATTTGAACCAGGCGGTCAGCCGCTGCCTGGCCCGTCAACAAAACACCCTGGTCGCGCGGGGGGTCACTTTGCACCTCGAGCCCGCCCCCACCCCGCTTCCGGTAGACCTCGACCCCGAGGCTTTTAGTCTGGTGCTCTCCAACCTGCTGGACAACGCAGTCAAATATAGCCCAGGGCCCCAGAAGCCGGTTTGGGTGCGCCTGCGCCGCGAAGGCAGCCAGGCTGTGCTCGAGGTCGAAGACCGGGGGGTGGGGCTTTCCAGGGGTGAGCTGCAACAGATTTTCGAACCCTTCTACCGCGTGGGGGACGAACAGACCCGTAGCACCCGGGGGCTTGGCCTGGGGCTTTACCTGGTCAAAAGCATCACCGAGCTGATGGGGGGCCGGGTCTGGGCCGAGGCCTTGCCCCAGGGCAGCCGATTTGTGCTCAGCCTTCCTCTGCTCGAAGCCCAGGGCCTGGCCCCTGAAAGGAGCCTGGCATGA
- the hemB gene encoding porphobilinogen synthase, translating into MSSLKNPQLLKAPELLERPRRLRASAALRESVAETHLRPSDFLAPFFVMPGRGLSEPIAALPGINRYSVDTFLLEAERALKLGVSSLLLFGVLPDTWKDPHGASAAEPDGPVPTAIRAARKAFGEDVVIYTDVCLCAHTTHGHCGVLKETPRGVRIDNDSSLRQLAAMALTHAEAGADFVAPSDMMDGRVGYLRRALDQAGHTEVGILSYAVKYASAFYGPFRDAAKSAPSFGDRASYQMDLRNAREALREAALDEAEGADMLMVKPALAYLDILARLRPQTQLPLVAYNVSGEYAMLKAAAMAGALEEARAVRETLMAIKRAGADLIISYHALEALAQGWI; encoded by the coding sequence ATGTCCAGCCTGAAAAACCCCCAACTTCTAAAGGCCCCTGAACTTCTTGAGCGACCCCGACGGCTGCGCGCCAGCGCTGCTTTGCGCGAGAGCGTGGCCGAAACCCACCTGCGCCCTTCCGACTTCCTGGCCCCGTTTTTTGTGATGCCGGGCAGAGGCCTGAGCGAACCCATTGCTGCACTTCCGGGGATAAACCGCTACAGTGTGGATACGTTCTTGCTCGAGGCTGAGCGTGCCTTGAAGCTGGGTGTGAGCTCCCTGCTTTTGTTTGGGGTTTTGCCCGATACCTGGAAAGACCCCCACGGTGCGAGCGCCGCCGAACCCGATGGCCCGGTGCCCACGGCCATTCGGGCCGCCCGAAAAGCTTTTGGCGAGGACGTGGTGATTTACACCGACGTCTGCTTGTGTGCCCATACCACCCACGGCCACTGCGGGGTGCTCAAAGAGACGCCTCGAGGGGTGCGGATTGATAACGATAGCTCGCTGCGTCAGCTCGCTGCCATGGCCCTGACCCATGCCGAGGCCGGGGCCGATTTCGTAGCCCCTTCGGACATGATGGACGGGCGGGTGGGCTACCTGCGCCGGGCCCTGGACCAGGCCGGCCATACCGAGGTGGGCATCCTCTCCTATGCCGTCAAGTATGCCAGCGCTTTTTACGGCCCCTTCCGTGATGCCGCCAAAAGCGCCCCCAGCTTTGGCGACCGGGCCAGCTACCAGATGGATCTCCGCAACGCCCGCGAGGCCCTGCGGGAGGCCGCGCTCGACGAGGCCGAAGGGGCCGATATGCTCATGGTGAAGCCTGCCCTGGCCTACCTGGACATCCTGGCCCGACTGCGCCCACAAACCCAGTTGCCCCTGGTGGCCTACAACGTGAGCGGCGAGTATGCCATGCTCAAGGCAGCAGCGATGGCGGGTGCGCTGGAGGAGGCCCGGGCGGTACGCGAGACCCTGATGGCCATCAAGCGAGCCGGAGCCGACCTGATTATCAGCTACCACGCTCTGGAGGCACTGGCTCAGGGCTGGATTTGA
- a CDS encoding uroporphyrinogen-III synthase: MRIALTQSEGRLAGLQERLEAMGLEVVRQPLIQTRTLQADLTPLSDCRWWLFTSVAAVRAVLELGGCLKGRALGAVGQATRQVLEEAGGKVELVAPEETAESLAEAFLALRPFGYVGLPQGNRARPVLAQRLREAGYVVQSAVVYQTQTRPWPTDLPAPDLVLLTSPSGVEALPETVGRQAHLLALGPTTAMALSERVLPYTLVPRPSVEAVLETIERIRGERCPA, translated from the coding sequence ATGCGAATCGCCCTGACCCAGTCGGAAGGCCGTTTGGCGGGCTTGCAAGAACGCCTCGAGGCGATGGGCCTCGAGGTCGTGCGCCAGCCCCTTATCCAGACCCGAACCCTACAAGCCGACCTGACCCCCTTATCCGACTGCCGCTGGTGGCTTTTTACCAGCGTGGCAGCGGTGCGGGCGGTGCTCGAGCTGGGGGGATGCTTGAAGGGCCGGGCTTTGGGAGCAGTGGGTCAGGCCACCCGGCAAGTCTTGGAAGAAGCCGGGGGGAAGGTCGAGCTGGTCGCCCCGGAGGAGACCGCCGAGAGCCTGGCGGAAGCCTTCCTGGCCCTCAGGCCCTTTGGCTATGTGGGGCTGCCGCAAGGCAACCGCGCCCGACCGGTGCTGGCCCAGCGCTTGCGCGAAGCCGGCTACGTGGTGCAGAGCGCGGTGGTCTACCAGACCCAGACCCGGCCCTGGCCAACAGACCTCCCGGCCCCCGACCTGGTGCTTCTGACCAGCCCCTCCGGGGTCGAAGCCCTGCCGGAGACTGTGGGACGCCAGGCCCATCTGCTGGCCCTGGGCCCTACCACCGCTATGGCTTTGTCCGAGCGAGTCTTGCCGTACACCCTGGTGCCAAGGCCCAGCGTGGAGGCGGTTTTGGAGACCATAGAGCGCATTCGAGGTGAGCGATGTCCAGCCTGA
- the hemC gene encoding hydroxymethylbilane synthase, which yields MVKVRIATRGSRLALWQADWVKQKLLRQGAQVELVVVETQGDREGLPFAQMQGQGFFTKAVQEALLRGEADLAVHSYKDLPSARPEGLQIAAVPPREDPSEVLLARLHALDEQAPGLPLRAGVQVGTSAVRRQAQLKQLRPDLELKELRGNVPTRVDKLRRGDYDAILLAQAGLKRLALDLSGLYLQVLPPTLLVPAPAQGALALECRQDDHHLKALLEHLDDPQARRTVAAERGLMQKLAGGCQLALGALAQETPQGLHLLAWYGGKGYQAQAPTPEAVAQAVFQQIKADSPEVVCESP from the coding sequence ATGGTTAAGGTGCGTATTGCCACCCGTGGCAGCCGGCTGGCTTTATGGCAGGCCGACTGGGTAAAGCAGAAGCTTCTTCGGCAAGGCGCCCAGGTCGAACTGGTGGTGGTGGAAACCCAGGGCGACCGCGAGGGCCTGCCCTTCGCCCAGATGCAGGGCCAGGGCTTTTTTACCAAGGCCGTACAGGAAGCCCTTTTGCGCGGCGAGGCCGACCTGGCCGTGCACTCCTACAAAGACCTGCCCAGCGCCCGTCCAGAGGGTTTGCAGATCGCAGCCGTGCCTCCACGAGAAGACCCCAGCGAGGTTCTCTTGGCTCGATTGCACGCCCTGGATGAACAGGCCCCGGGGCTGCCCCTGCGTGCTGGGGTACAGGTGGGCACCAGCGCTGTACGGCGCCAGGCCCAGCTAAAGCAGCTTCGGCCCGACCTAGAGCTTAAGGAACTGCGCGGCAACGTGCCCACCCGGGTAGATAAGCTCCGGCGTGGCGATTACGACGCCATCCTGCTGGCCCAGGCAGGTCTCAAGCGGCTGGCCCTGGACTTGAGCGGGCTATACCTCCAGGTGCTACCGCCCACCCTGCTGGTGCCTGCTCCAGCCCAGGGGGCCCTGGCCCTGGAGTGCCGCCAGGACGACCACCACCTCAAAGCCCTGCTAGAGCACCTGGACGACCCCCAGGCCCGCCGCACCGTGGCCGCCGAACGGGGGCTGATGCAAAAGCTGGCCGGAGGCTGCCAGCTGGCCCTGGGCGCACTGGCCCAGGAAACCCCGCAGGGCCTGCACCTGCTGGCCTGGTATGGAGGCAAAGGCTACCAGGCCCAGGCTCCCACGCCTGAGGCTGTAGCCCAGGCGGTTTTCCAGCAGATCAAGGCCGATAGCCCGGAGGTGGTATGCGAATCGCCCTGA